Proteins encoded by one window of Leishmania major strain Friedlin complete genome, chromosome 9:
- a CDS encoding putative leucine-rich repeat protein translates to MASTSGSLYRSRCSISSLAEAPLAKATALSEQRLPRTPTPPPARALPAIAAAATVTAATLPSIPLDRYRAKLEECAELHRQLEELAQTKEAVEQRLASCQAEAVQLRQTVHRLECVVQLRNEELVLLRDYRRQRGGGGGDGALASMRMVLPAAEAAAQSLDRARGGAGQQFTHAAEGAAAADQAVILEYIRTSCYVGCPTHPQLIQSFFAASSGEALVATEPPLTYAQGSVLHRLLTQTPIGWGAAAAAAAAVAELSAFRTWACEHLRTFSVRFEDAYAGVSILSDALLHSLPSLAQLEVWGVDSDAALTKLADALVGATQVRELSLPELVVGDEGLQALWRLLRIRGSMHAPCTAAVPAETSCAADSLALALCTLDLSACHIKDPLTLAQLHCPSVEVLLLPPTDRVTDSFLAEVLQRCPRLHTLDLSGCARLTDACVEFFNSAAPQLRVLALEHCPHVHRLQLDHVEVLLSSLAHVHALTSRSLRVLPLPVQQRVVLTSLVAPRLSQISLHGLPVDEEVLRRLNGRSGEVDGCEQGVRLTSVTFSECTFVSDDVFAGFLQSQTDLQKLSLFHCKGLSNACWVAKRGLPIFAALHTLELVNLRTLTDEALRELTQACPALQQLNLHGAGWSHLTDISIRQLDQLSELRVLNLLALNPDLVTAPVVTALVQRLPQLQRLYHETAITLAGHSKSVESGDRGALHPVGAVDITSASVSSSVIVERSDAEARWRAALRDYPLRMLRLQHHSALVLWTDGARTAEPRASREGVAQATGESLLTATTVDGGHDGSGIRVAEAAAVAPSKLFPAMATRTMAAAIAASAASTLTLPSLKAPAPPQHGPPGEVRLGDAEGAPHASGCLVTSPQHEAALLPPLRRSTPGDPAHMDADECDQASPVHEQQQLDSPSSCSSSSSSTYTRQPTQEGSHKGAGHSLKRSLVQCANAAASAAFQPYQHRPVRMSTGSSRPPVTATVTAAAASAQAGSVEDHAEASMGPWEE, encoded by the coding sequence ATGGCCTCCACGAGTGGCAGCCTCTACCGGAGCAGGTGTTCCATCTCGAGCTTAGCGGAGGCGCCACTCGCAAAGGCCACGGCGCTGTCTGAGCAACGCCTTCCGCGCACCCCgacgccaccaccggcaagagcgctgccggcgatcgccgctgctgccactgtcACGGCGGCTACTCTGCCTAGCATACCGCTGGATCGATACCGGGCAAAGCTGGAGGAGTGCGCTGAGCTGCACCGtcagctggaggagctggcacAAACGAAGGAGGCGGTCGAGCAACGTCTCGCCAGTTGCCAAGCGgaggcagtgcagctgcgtcagACGGTGCATCGGCTAGAGTGTGTGGTGCAGCTCCGCAACGAGGAGCTCGTCCTGCTGCGTGATTACCGACGCCagcgaggtggtggtggcggggatGGCGCACTGGCCTCGATGCGAATGGTCCTGCCAGCAGCTGAGGCCGCTGCACAATCGCTCGACAGGGCCCGCGGCGGAGCAGGCCAGCAATTCACCCACGCTGCTGagggcgctgcagcggctgatCAAGCGGTCATACTTGAGTACATCAGAACCTCCTGCTACGTAGGCTGCCCGACGCACCCCCAACTTATTCAGTCCTttttcgccgcctcctctggAGAAGCGTTGGTCGCGACGGAGCCGCCGCTCACGTACGCGCAGGGCTCGGTGCTGCATCGTCTGCTTACACAGACACCCATCGGCtggggggctgctgctgccgccgccgccgccgtcgctgagcTCTCGGCATTTCGGACGTGGGCCTGTGAGCACCTGCGCACCTTTTCTGTTCGCTTCGAGGACGCCTACGCCGGTGTGTCGATTCTCtccgatgcgctgctgcactccctcccctcactcGCCCAGCTCGAGGTGTGGGGTGTGGACAGCGACGCTGCCCTCACAAAGCTGGCAGATGCGCTGGTGGGCGCCACGCAGGTGCGCgagctgtcgctgccggAGCTGGTAGTCGGCGACGAGGGCCTACAAGCACTGTGGCGCCTGCTTCGAATACGCGGCTCGATGCACGCCCCTTGCACGGCCGCGGTGCCGGCCGAGACGTCTTGCGCCGCCGACTCGCTCGCACTGGCGCTGTGCACTCTCGACCTCAGCGCCTGCCACATCAAGGACCCGCTCACATTGGCCCAGCTCCACTGTCCCTCTGTCGAGGTGCTTCTGCTGCCCCCAACTGACCGCGTGACGGACAGCTTCCTcgcagaggtgctgcagcgctgtccTCGGCTGCACACGCTTGACCTCTCGGGCTGCGCGCGGCTGACCGACGCGTGTGTCGAGTTCTTCAACTCCGCAgctccgcagctgcgggtCCTCGCGCTGGAGCACTGCCCGCACgttcaccgcctccagctaGATCACGTGGAGGTACTGCTCTCGTCCctcgcgcacgtgcacgcgctcACGAGCCGCAGCCTGCGCGTGTTGCCActgccggtgcagcagcgcgtcgtcCTCACCTCTCTCGTGGCGCCTCGCCTCTCGCAGATCTCCTTGCACGGGCTGCCTGTGgatgaggaggtgctgcggcggctcaACGGCCGCAGTGGTGAAGTGGACGGCTGCGAACAAGGCGTGCGGCTCACCTCTGTCACCTTCTCGGAGTGCACGTTCGTCAGCGATGATGTTTTCGCAGGGTTCCTCCAGTCGCAGACGGATCTACAGAAgctttctctcttccactGCAAGGGTCTGAGCAACGCCTGCTGGGTGGCGAAGAGAGGCCTGCCCATCTTCGCGGCCCTTCACACGCTCGAGCTGGTCAATCTGCGGACCCTCACCGACGAAGCCCTCCGCGAGCTCACCCAGGCATGTCCAgccctgcagcagctcaatCTCCACGGCGCGGGCTGGTCGCACCTGACGGACATCAGCATCCGCCAGCTGGACCAGCTATCGGAGCTACGCGTGCTGAACCTGCTTGCCCTGAACCCGGATCTTGTGACGGCCCCTGTAGTCACTGCActcgtgcagcgcctgccgcaGTTGCAGCGGTTGTACCACGAGACCGCCATCACCTTGGCGGGGCACAGTAAGTCGGTGGAGAGCGGTGACAGGGGTGCACTGCACCccgtcggcgccgtggaTATCACCTCCGCATCGGTGTCGTCGTCTGTGATTGTCGAGAGGAGTGATGCAGAGGCGCGCTGGCgagcggcgctgcgtgaCTACCCCCTTCGCATGCTGCGGCTACAGCACCACAGCGCTCTGGTCCTGTGGACAGATGGGGCGCGCACGGCTGAGCCACGCGCAAGTCGCGAGGGTGTCGCACAAGCCACTGGCGAATCTCTGCTTACGGCGACCACAGTGGACGGGGGACACGACGGGAGTGGCATCCGAGTggcagaagcggcagctgTAGCGCCATCGAAACTGTTCCCGGCAATGGCCACCCGCACCATGGCAGCTGCCATcgctgcctcggcggcgaGTACACTAACGCTGCCATCGCTGAAGGCCCCTGCACCACCCCAGCACGGGCCGCCTGGCGAAGtgcgcctcggcgacgcAGAGGGAGCACCACACGCCTCGGGCTGTCTCGTCACGTCTCCTCAACATGAGGCAGCATTGCTGCCACCACTGAGGCGCTCCACGCCAGGGGACCCCGCGCACATGGACGCAGACGAGTGTGACCAAGCGTCGCCGGtgcatgagcagcagcagctcgactCGCCATCGTCATGCTCCTCTTCCAGCTCCTCGACATACACCCGGCAGCCGACGCAAGAGGGCAGTCACAAAGGTGCAGGCCACAGCTTAAAGCGGTCACTGGTGCAgtgcgccaacgccgccgcatcagcagctTTCCAGCCGTACCAGCACCGCCCCGTGCGCATGTCGACGGGCTCCAGCCGTCCGCCTGTGACAGCCACAGTtaccgccgcggcagcatcaGCACAAGCGGGCTCTGTGGAAGACCATGCCGAAGCATCCATGGGGCCTTGGGAAGAGTAG